The genome window CTCTGTTTTTTGGGGCATAATTGTAATGGTTATAATTCGTCTATTCGGTAGCCTTTCTCCTACACCAATTCCTATTGTTGAACTTGTTCTATCTAGTAGCTTTGCTGTACTTGTGTTTAGTTATGTAGAAATAACTCAAACAAAAATACTTTCATATTATTACGGAATGGTTTCGGGGTTTCTAATATATATAATTGTATCAGGATTCCCTCCAAACATTTTAACAAAATAAAAATGGAATCGTAATAAACAAATTAATTTATCAAATAAAAAATAGTGAGGAGTCAAATGGAAGATTATGCTAGTTTAAGAGAGATTGGGTCTGTAATCGCTGATGATGTTTCGCCATCTTTTGACGTTTTCAGATTCAAAGCACTAGCTAACGAGTTTGTTCATCCGGGCACAATTGTATGTTCTAAAATCGATGATAGTAAGTTTTTAGTAGGAAGGATATCATCATCCATTGAGGTCAATCCTCACGAGAGTGCTTCAAGGACAGCCGTTAGACATGCGATGGATATCCCGCCTGATTACCCGGAAGAAGGCTCATCCACAATTATATATAGAGTATATGAAGCGGATATAATAGAAGAAGGATTTGTCAAAGCAGAGGATGGTAACTATCAGTTAGAGATAACCGAACCATCGGATATGGCAAAAGCAGGAATGCCAGTTTTTATACCAAATGAAGAGGTTATTGCTCATGCTATGGGCTTCAAGACTGATACCACGAGTGCGCTGTGTCTCGGACGCACAAGAATTACCGCAGAAGACGTCTTGTTGACAGAGAAGGAGACTAAGAATAATGTATTATTAATGCCGGAGATCATACAGAGACACCTATTCCTTGGAGGCACAACTGGAAGTGGCAAGTCTTTCGCCACAGGAATTATTCTTGAAGAAATTAACAAGTTTAAACTGCCTATCATAATTTTGGATTCTCAGAATGAGTATGTGGGCCTAGCAGAAGGCCTTATGGGGACGGTCCTAAGGCCGGGGCCCGACTATACTGTAAGACTCTCTTCTCTCACAGAAACCGAGGTTCTGGACCTCGTCCCCACCTTGAGGGGAACTATGGGGTA of Candidatus Neomarinimicrobiota bacterium contains these proteins:
- a CDS encoding ATP-binding protein; protein product: MEDYASLREIGSVIADDVSPSFDVFRFKALANEFVHPGTIVCSKIDDSKFLVGRISSSIEVNPHESASRTAVRHAMDIPPDYPEEGSSTIIYRVYEADIIEEGFVKAEDGNYQLEITEPSDMAKAGMPVFIPNEEVIAHAMGFKTDTTSALCLGRTRITAEDVLLTEKETKNNVLLMPEIIQRHLFLGGTTGSGKSFATGIILEEINKFKLPIIILDSQNEYVGLAEGLMGTVLRPGPDYTVRLSSLTETEVLDLVPTLRGTMGYDLLAFSFLSLKRRMLEGRIRQFSLGDLLDKMREDAPTLEVRESSLQIGLMRTQSSINRHDFLGERTNWIELLKDSSVINIDCGHLDLSQLQLVVGATLRELTSLRLRKEIPPYVVVLDEAHLLVPEGVESPCKQVIRENIRIGRHYGICMILITQSPVDIDKKTIRQCNTRLIFALEPDQLDSIKGVKADSTVDMLNRLPKMPRGTCILSGTYETIKHALPIKIRSDRKTTPGGVAPDIFREVREQWTQ